One Cupriavidus oxalaticus genomic region harbors:
- a CDS encoding YceH family protein, with the protein MQPDSVSDASQPGERPARPAPRPLSAVEGRVLGVLVEKQHTVPDTYPLSLNALASGCNQKTARAPVMNVSEPEILDAIDGLKHLSLVFEGSSSRVPRFEHNMQRGLGVPSQSVALLAMLLLRGPQTAAELRLNTARLHAFADISSVEGFLEELAEREPPFVVRLARAPGAREHRWMHLLSGDAGLEAAQETAYGGGQGSAEGGAGTAAELAQLRAEHQALSEKVVRLQALVEHMASQLGIAPDEFLE; encoded by the coding sequence ATGCAACCCGATTCCGTCTCCGACGCCAGCCAGCCTGGCGAACGCCCCGCCCGCCCCGCGCCGCGGCCCCTGTCCGCCGTGGAAGGCCGCGTGCTCGGCGTGCTGGTGGAAAAACAGCACACCGTCCCCGACACCTATCCGCTGTCGCTCAACGCCCTCGCCTCCGGCTGCAACCAGAAGACCGCCCGCGCCCCCGTCATGAACGTGAGCGAGCCCGAGATCCTCGACGCCATCGACGGGCTCAAGCACCTGAGCCTGGTCTTCGAAGGCAGCAGCAGCCGCGTGCCGCGCTTCGAGCACAATATGCAGCGCGGGCTCGGCGTGCCAAGCCAGTCGGTCGCGCTGCTGGCGATGCTGCTGCTGCGCGGGCCGCAGACCGCGGCGGAGCTGCGCCTGAACACGGCGCGCCTGCACGCGTTTGCCGATATTTCGTCGGTGGAGGGGTTCCTGGAGGAACTGGCGGAGCGCGAACCGCCCTTCGTGGTGCGGCTGGCGCGCGCGCCCGGCGCGCGCGAGCACCGCTGGATGCACCTGCTGAGCGGCGATGCGGGACTGGAAGCCGCGCAGGAGACGGCTTACGGCGGCGGCCAGGGCAGTGCCGAAGGGGGTGCGGGGACTGCCGCCGAACTTGCACAACTGCGCGCGGAACACCAGGCGCTGTCGGAGAAGGTCGTCCGCCTGCAGGCGCTGGTCGAGCATATGGCCAGCCAGCTTGGGATTGCTCCCGACGAATTCCTGGAATAA